The proteins below come from a single Sander vitreus isolate 19-12246 chromosome 15, sanVit1, whole genome shotgun sequence genomic window:
- the elfn1a gene encoding protein ELFN1, giving the protein MTLRKAPMACSSGMVMSALFWPVAIVYLTHIGRVSGDCWLIEGEKGFVWLAICSQNQPPYEAIPQHINSTIVDLRLNENKIKSIHYSALSRFANLTYLNLTKNEISYIEDGAFSAQFNLQVLQMGFNKLRNLTEGILRGLGKLQYLYLQANLIETVTPNAFWECPNIENIDLSMNRIQQLDGSTFTSLTKLTTCELYTNPFNCSCELFGFVKWLTIFPNRTNERMVCDSPSDVSGYSLLNPTNPKYKNALYMLTTVCTEDYVTPFISVPIEPTTPAPDSTLCGLEDCPSGTEPEDITISTTYNDVEVNPLMKLKQVSNTGAIITVQIPHPYKKMYILVQYNNSFFTDIQNLKDIKEDIELKTLKPHTNYTYCVASIRNSLRHNHTCLTLTTGPWNGKDRVVNNATATHYIMTILGCLFSMVIFLGVVYYCLRRKRQQDEKHKKAGSLKKNIIELKYGQELEGATISRMSQKQLLAGESMARMPYLPSAAEMEQYKFQEISDTPKMMKGNYMEVRSMDHHERRECDMGMAGNSQGSVAEISTIAKEVDKVNQIINNCIDALKSESTSFQGKSGAVSTAEPQLVLISEHPQSKSGLLSPVYTDSYHHSLQRHRTSDVSPKRPSTATGGPMRSPRPYRSESKYIEKTSPTGETMLTVTPAAAILRAEAEKIRHYDHRHSYPDAQIEELERPDSHKSSMLEPLTHSRARDLAYSQLSSQYHNLSYSSSPEYYCKPSHSIWERFKLHRKRHKDEEYMAAGHALRKKVQFAKDEDLHDILDYWKGVSSQQKS; this is encoded by the coding sequence ATGACTCTCAGAAAAGCACCAATGGCCTGCAGCTCAGGCATGGTGATGAGTGCCTTGTTTTGGCCTGTAGCCATTGTATATTTGACTCATATTGGCAGAGTCAGTGGAGACTGCTGGTTAATTGAGGGGGAAAAGGGCTTTGTATGGCTTGCAATTTGTAGCCAAAACCAACCACCTTATGAGGCCATCCCACAGCATATCAACAGCACCATTGTGGACCTTCGtctgaatgaaaacaaaatcaaaagtatCCATTATTCTGCCCTTAGTCGCTTTGCCAACTTGACCTACCTGAACCTAACAAAGAATGAAATCTCCTACATAGAGGATGGGGCCTTTTCTGCTCAGTTTAACTTACAAGTCCTTCAAATGGGCTTCAACAAGTTGCGGAATCTGACAGAGGGCATCCTCAGAGGTTTAGGAAAGCTGCAGTACCTCTACCTCCAGGCAAACCTGATTGAGACTGTGACACCCAATGCCTTTTGGGAATGCCCCAACATTGAGAACATTGACCTCTCCATGAACCGAATCCAGCAGTTAGACGGGTCCACGTTTACAAGTTTGACTAAACTAACCACCTGCGAGCTGTACACCAACCCTTTCAACTGCTCTTGTGAATTATTTGGTTTTGTCAAATGGCTCACCATTTTCCCAAACAGGACGAATGAGCGGATGGTCTGCGACTCCCCATCTGATGTCTCTGGTTATAGCTTATTGAATCCAACCAatccaaaatataaaaatgcGCTTTACATGCTAACCACTGTGTGTACAGAGGACTACGTGACTCCATTTATTTCTGTGCCCATTGAGCCCACGACACCTGCGCCAGACTCCACACTCTGTGGGCTGGAAGATTGTCCCTCAGGCACGGAACCAGAAGATATTACCATCAGTACAACCTACAACGATGTGGAAGTAAACCCTCTGATGAAACTGAAGCAAGTATCAAATACAGGTGCTATCATCACAGTTCAGATTCCTCACCCCTACAAAAAGATGTACATCCTGGTTCAGTACAAcaacagctttttcacagatATTCAAAACCTGAAAGATATAAAGGAGGACATTGAACTAAAAACCCTTAAACCCCACACTAACTACACATACTGTGTTGCTTCGATACGTAATTCTCTAAGACACAACCACACTTGTCTGACACTCACTACTGGCCCTTGGAATGGAAAGGATAGAGTGGTAAACAATGCAACTGCTACTCACTACATTATGACAATCTTGGGCTGCCTCTTTAGCATGGTCATTTTTCTGGGTGTGGTCTACTATTGCTTGCGAAGAAAGCGTCAGCAAGatgaaaagcacaaaaaagCAGGTAGCCTGAAGAAAAATATAATAGAACTCAAATATGGACAAGAACTGGAGGGAGCGACTATTTCTCGAATGTCGCAGAAGCAGCTGCTGGCCGGGGAGAGCATGGCACGTATGCCGTACTTACCATCTGCAGCTGAAATGGAGCAGTACAAATTTCAAGAGATAAGTGATACTCCTAAAATGATGAAAGGAAATTACATGGAGGTGCGAAGCATGGACCACCATGAACGCAGGGAGTGTGACATGGGAATGGCTGGGAATAGCCAGGGGTCGGTGGCAGAGATTTCAACCATTGCAAAAGAGGTGGATAAGGTCAATCAGATAATTAACAATTGTATAGACGCTCTAAAGTCAGAATCCACCTCTTTTCaagggaaatctggagcagtcTCCACTGCAGAGCCCCAGCTTGTACTAATATCAGAACACCCACAGAGTAAATCTGGCCTTCTTTCCCCAGTGTATACGGACAGCTATCACCACTCTCTGCAGAGGCATCGGACCTCTGATGTCTCGCCAAAGAGGCCCAGCACTGCAACAGGAGGGCCCATGCGAAGTCCCAGGCCATATCGCTCTGAATCCAAGTACATAGAGAAAACCTCCCCAACAGGAGAGACCATGCTCACTGTAACACCTGCTGCCGCCATCCTGAGGGCTGAGGCAGAGAAGATCCGTCATTATGACCACCGGCACTCATATCCCGACGCTCAGATAGAGGAGCTTGAAAGACCTGACAGCCACAAGTCCTCCATGTTGGAGCCTCTCACTCACTCCCGCGCCAGAGACTTGGCATATTCCCAGCTGTCATCTCAGTATCACAATCTAAGCTACTCCTCCAGTCCCGAATACTACTGCAAACCTTCACACAGCATCTGGGAGCGATTCAAACTCCACCGGAAACGGCACAAAGATGAGGAATACATGGCTGCGGGCCATGCACTGCGTAAGAAAGTCCAGTTTGCAAAGGATGAGGACCTGCATGATATTTTAGACTACTGGAAAGGTGTATCATCCCAACAGAAGTCATAA